The genomic window GTACCGATGCGAGAGAAGTTAAAAATTTCGTTGCGCAGCATCGTGCCGTGAAAGGCGCCGCGGATCAGTCCCGTGCGCTGCTTGATCAGGTCGAGCACGCTCGGCAGATCCGCATCCTTGACGCGCCGCGCCAGCCGCGAGGTCAGGTCGATCCAGCACTCATTGGTGCTTTCCCACGCTTCACGGGTGAGGGCGGTGCGCACCATGCGGGCGTTGGAGCGCGCGCTATTTATCACCGACAGCACGCTCGACGAGTTGCGCTCGTCGCGCAGCATGAAATCGATCGCGTCGGGACCCGTCACGTTCTCGTAATGCTGGAGAAAATTGGCTTCGACACCGGCGCTTTTCAGCACCGAGGTCCATTCGTCGTCCGAGCCCTGCGTGCCGGTCAGCGACATGCGCACGCCCGCATCGATCAGGCGAGCGGTGTTTTCGGCGCGTTCGATGTAGCGGAACATCCAGAACAGGCCGTTGGCTGTGCGTCCAAGCATCATCGCATCAATCCTCCAGCACCCAAGTATCCTTGGTGCCTCCGCCCTGGCTGGAGTTGACGACGAGCGAGCCTGCCTTCAGCGCGACGCGCGTGAGCCCGCCGGGAATGATCTGGATGCGGTTCGGCGATACGAGAACGAAGGGCCGCAGGTCGACGTGGCGCGGTGCCACGCCCTTCTTGACGAGGATCGGCACGGTAGAGAGCGACAGGGTGGGCTGGGCGATGTAATTGCCCGGCCGCGACTTGAGCTTGGCGGCGAATGCGCTGATTTCCTTTTTCGACGCT from Georhizobium profundi includes these protein-coding regions:
- a CDS encoding alpha-E domain-containing protein produces the protein MLGRTANGLFWMFRYIERAENTARLIDAGVRMSLTGTQGSDDEWTSVLKSAGVEANFLQHYENVTGPDAIDFMLRDERNSSSVLSVINSARSNARMVRTALTREAWESTNECWIDLTSRLARRVKDADLPSVLDLIKQRTGLIRGAFHGTMLRNEIFNFSRIGTFIERADNTARILDVKYYLLLPAVTYVGSSLDNVQWVSILRSVSAHRSYGWVYESDLNPTNIADFLILNGRMPRSLAYCHEKITNNLGYLETEYGTRHNAHDTALEILETLRNRDIRAIIDGGLHQFLEDFIRRNSRLGQEIAEAYRFY